A genomic window from Helicobacter suis HS1 includes:
- the rplA gene encoding 50S ribosomal protein L1 gives MAKIAKRLQKLVDKFEKDKVYNLEEGVGVLKSLASAKFDESVEVALRLGVDPRHADQMVRGAVVLPHGTGKKVRVAVFAKDVKLDEAREAGADIVGGEDLAEEIKNGNTNFDMVIATPDMMAVVGKVGRILGPKGLMPNPKTGTVTMDIKKAVSNAKSGQVNFRVDKKGNVHAPVGKVSFTEEQIKENMLALVRAINRLKPNTAKGKYIRNSVMSLTMSPGVQLNSQELMDVK, from the coding sequence ATGGCAAAGATAGCAAAGCGTTTACAAAAATTAGTAGACAAATTTGAAAAAGATAAAGTTTATAACTTAGAGGAGGGTGTAGGGGTGCTTAAATCTCTGGCTTCGGCTAAATTTGATGAAAGTGTAGAAGTGGCGTTGCGCTTAGGGGTAGACCCAAGACATGCCGATCAAATGGTGCGCGGGGCGGTGGTTTTACCCCATGGCACAGGGAAAAAAGTACGGGTAGCTGTTTTTGCTAAAGATGTTAAATTAGATGAGGCTAGAGAGGCCGGTGCAGATATTGTAGGGGGCGAGGATTTAGCTGAGGAAATTAAAAATGGCAACACAAACTTTGATATGGTCATTGCCACTCCGGATATGATGGCTGTTGTGGGGAAAGTGGGGCGTATTTTAGGTCCTAAGGGTTTAATGCCAAATCCTAAAACCGGCACAGTAACGATGGATATTAAAAAGGCTGTGAGCAATGCTAAAAGCGGGCAAGTGAATTTCCGTGTGGATAAAAAGGGCAATGTACACGCCCCCGTTGGCAAAGTGAGTTTTACAGAGGAGCAGATCAAAGAAAACATGTTAGCTTTGGTGCGCGCGATTAATCGCTTAAAACCCAATACAGCCAAAGGCAAGTATATTAGAAATAGCGTCATGTCCCTTACGATGTCCCCGGGTGTACAACTCAACTCTCAAGAACTCATGGATGTGAAATAG
- the rplJ gene encoding 50S ribosomal protein L10: protein MQALVVCDYKGLRVEHLEKLRNLARAQGISVQVIKNTLALLALKEANLGVLNLKENNVFIWGDDQIALSKLVMGFAKDHKDHFVIKAGIYEQQAVDSAHVEAISKLPSKQELIGMLLSVWSAPARYFVTGLDNLRKSKEQE from the coding sequence ATGCAGGCTTTAGTGGTGTGTGATTATAAGGGTTTGCGTGTAGAGCATTTAGAAAAACTGCGCAATTTAGCCCGCGCGCAGGGTATTTCTGTGCAGGTGATCAAAAACACCCTTGCCTTGTTAGCACTAAAAGAGGCAAATTTGGGCGTTTTAAACCTCAAAGAGAACAATGTTTTTATTTGGGGCGATGATCAGATCGCGCTTTCTAAACTAGTGATGGGTTTTGCTAAAGATCACAAGGATCATTTTGTGATTAAGGCTGGGATTTATGAGCAACAGGCTGTAGATAGCGCGCATGTAGAAGCCATCTCTAAATTGCCAAGTAAGCAAGAGCTCATTGGCATGCTCTTGTCGGTTTGGAGCGCGCCTGCTAGGTATTTTGTTACGGGTTTAGACAATTTGAGAAAGTCAAAAGAACAAGAATAA
- the rplL gene encoding 50S ribosomal protein L7/L12: protein MAIGKEEVLEYIANLSVLELSELVKEFEEKFGVSAAPTMVAGAVAGAPAEAVEEKTEFSVSLVETGAEKIKVIKVVREITGLGLKEAKEATEKTPHVLKEAVNKEEAEAIKKKLEEVGAKAEIK from the coding sequence ATGGCTATTGGAAAAGAGGAAGTTTTAGAGTACATCGCAAACCTGAGCGTTTTAGAACTCTCTGAGCTCGTCAAAGAGTTTGAGGAAAAATTTGGTGTGAGTGCAGCGCCTACTATGGTAGCGGGAGCTGTGGCTGGAGCTCCAGCAGAGGCTGTAGAGGAAAAAACCGAATTTAGCGTGTCTCTAGTAGAAACCGGGGCTGAGAAAATTAAGGTTATTAAGGTGGTACGCGAAATCACTGGGCTAGGTCTTAAAGAGGCTAAAGAGGCTACTGAGAAAACCCCGCATGTGCTTAAAGAGGCGGTGAATAAAGAAGAGGCTGAGGCGATTAAAAAGAAATTAGAAGAGGTGGGGGCTAAAGCAGAAATCAAGTAG
- a CDS encoding DNA-directed RNA polymerase subunit beta/beta' encodes MKTLKNRLRADFTRVPQELQVPNLLFLQKESYEAFLYAKDGKESGIERVFKSVFPIHDSQNRITLEYGGYEYGEPKYTVREAMERGITYSVYLKIKIRLILWEKDPKTGEKLGPKDIKEQSIFIREIPLMTDRTSFIINGVERVVVNQLHRSPGVIFKEEKSTTSTNKLIYAGQIIPDRGSWLYFEYDVKDILHVRINKRRKVSATILFRAIGYSKQDIIKIFYPLLKVRHRVIKGESKYYIPFESIIVDSRLDFDLKDEKGRVLLAASKKVTARKAKEIRESGVEWVEYPTKILLNRYLAEPIMDTNQSVLLDALTLLEQPKLDKIREAGIDAFVIANDLALGHDASIIRSFTSDAESLRNESLKLLKQSEKIEDESALAAIRIYKVMRPGDPVTTEVAKTYVQQLFFDPERYDLTMVGRMKMNHKLHLKVPNYVTVLTHEDIIETVKYLIKIKNGQGRIDDRDHLGNRRIRAVGELLSNELHEGLMKMQKTIKDKLTTMNNALDSLMPHDLVNSKMITSTILEFFMSGQLSQFMDQTNPLSEVTHKRRLSALGEGGLVKDRVGFEARDVHPTHYGRICPIETPEGQNIGLINTLSTFTRVNDLGFIEAPYKKVVEGHVGEQIEYLTAIQEEGHVIAPASTVVDSKGYIQEDLVETRVGGEIVLNEKHKVTLMDLSSRILVGVAASLIPFLEHDDANRALMGTNMQRQAVPLLRSEAPIVGTGIESVIARDSWGSIKAERKGVVDEVDAGNIYIVEKDPQKGPHITSYLLQKNLRTNQNTCFNQVPIVKVGDVVEEGQIIADGPSMDKGELALGKNVRVAFMPWNGYNFEDAIVVSEKIIKEDVFTSVHIYEKEIEARELKHGIEEFTADIPDVKEEEVAHLDSGGIVKIGTYVAPGMILVGKVSPKGEIKSTPEERLLRAIFGDKAGHVVNKSLYCPPSLEGTVIGVKIFTKKGYERDTRATNAYEEEKWVLDDRHDKHFKMIDKEELLQISDIFSQEPLEEEAVFNEITYPKGSKIPREVIEGSNRFGLISLAKKYSKEVQDRFEQIKINILEQKKLLGQGHEKKLSILEKDDILPNGVIKLVKIYIATKRKLKVGDKMAGRHGNKGIVSNIVPIADMPYTADGEPVDIVLNPLGVPSRMNIGQILEVHLGLVGKELGKQIKALLDSQTKDFIAKLRSKMLEIARVVNVDNQTLAQILESCSDTDLLSYARDWSSGVKFAIPVFEGISEEQFMELFKLAKIDLDGKTELYDGRTGEKMKERVNVGYMYMLKLHHLVDEKVHARSTGPYSLVTHQPVGGKALFGGQRFGEMEVWALEAYGAAHTLKEMLTVKSDDIKGRENAYRAIARGEHVGESEIPETFYVLTKELQSLALDVNIFNEEVDEFGMPKPIVIKEDDRPKDFNSFQLTLASPDKIREWSYGEVKKSETINYRTLKPERDGLFCMKIFGPTKDYECLCGKYKKPRYKTIGTCEKCGVAITSSKVRSFRMGHIELATPVAHIWYVNSLPSRIGTLLGIKMKDLERVLYYEAYIVKDPGQVCYDLEGTRPVLKYDILNEEQFQSIQRHYSDQDFNAQMGGEIIKELLEELDLVSLLESLKEEVRDTHSDAKKKKLVKRLKVVESFINSGNRPEWMMLTALPVLPPDLRPLVALDGGKFAVSDVNELYRRVINRNQRLKRLIELGAPEIIVRNEKRMLQEVVDALFDNGRNANAVKGANKRPLKSLSEIIKGKQGRFRQNLLGKRVDFSGRSVIVVGPNLKMDECGLPKNMALELFKPHLLAKLEEKGFATTLKQAKRMIEQKSTEVWECLEEVVKGYPVLLNRAPTLHKQSIQAFHPKLIDGKAIQLHPLVCSAFNADFDGDQMAVHVPLSQEAITECKVLMLSSMNILLPASGKAVAVPSQDMVLGIYYLSLEKSGVLGEHKLFSSVAEVLIAVDTKELDVHAKVRVLQDRHMLQTTAGRLIIKSILPDFVPAHLWNKVMKKKDIGALVDFVYKESGIGQTASFLDNLKMLGFRYATKAGISISMEDIITPANKNRMVEVAKEQVKAIQAQFESGHLSDQERYNKIIDIWTEVNNSMSKEMMEAISKDKEGFNSIYMMADSGARGSAAQIRQLSAMRGLMTKPDGSIIETPIISNFKEGLNVLEYFNSTHGARKGLADTALKTATAGYLTRKLIDVSQNVKVVQEDCGTHEGIEITDITVGSELIEPLEERIFGRVIVEDILDPLTNEILFSADTLITEEKAKRIIEAGIKSVIIRTPITCKAQKGVCAKCYGLNLGEGKMIKPGEAVGVVAAQSIGEPGTQLTLRTFHVGGTASRSQEEREIVAEKEGFVRFFNIETYQNKEGHNIITNRRNAAILVVEPKIKAPFDGVLKINNAHEEIFLSVVGEKEAKFTLRKSDVAKPSELAGVGGKIEGKFYLPYSHDQEVKYGDSIADIIKDSWNVPHRIPYASQIAIQDNEPIAQNIYAKEKGIVQFYYLEGDHLERFESVRAGEVVQEKGLFAVVVDKNGQEAIRHYIARNSLMQVGDKSPVETHTLLAKPSVEGKTTIASWDPYNTPIIADKSGVVRFVDIVAGVSVTETEDENTGMRSLVVNEYITGGLKPSLVIENPNQESIFYPLEPKTSIVVAEGAQVEVADVLAKIPKATAKSKDITGGLPRVSDIFEARKSKPKDLAILSEMDGQVSFEKPVRNKERICITASDGRQAEYFIDKGKQILVRPGEFVHAGEAITDGVVSSHDILRISGEKELHKYIVSEVQQVYRRQGVNIADKHIEIIVSQMLRQVRILDSGNTKFIEGDLVSKKHFREENQRILQAKGEPAIAEPVLLGITRAAIGSDSIISAASFQETTKVLTEASIAMKKDFLEDLKENVVLGRMIPVGTGLYKDKKVGVKIEEEQEVIKDT; translated from the coding sequence ATGAAAACTTTAAAAAATCGGTTGCGTGCGGATTTTACAAGAGTCCCTCAAGAATTGCAAGTCCCTAATCTCTTGTTTTTACAAAAAGAGAGTTATGAGGCGTTTTTATACGCTAAGGACGGGAAAGAAAGTGGGATTGAACGGGTTTTTAAGTCCGTATTCCCTATACACGATAGCCAAAATCGTATCACCTTAGAATATGGAGGCTATGAATATGGCGAACCCAAATACACCGTGCGCGAGGCTATGGAAAGGGGTATCACCTATTCGGTTTATCTCAAGATTAAGATTCGCTTGATTTTATGGGAAAAAGACCCTAAAACAGGGGAAAAACTAGGGCCCAAAGACATTAAAGAACAAAGTATTTTTATCCGTGAAATCCCTTTAATGACGGATCGTACCTCTTTTATTATCAATGGTGTTGAACGGGTGGTGGTTAACCAGTTGCATAGAAGCCCCGGGGTGATTTTTAAAGAGGAAAAATCCACCACTAGCACGAATAAGCTTATCTATGCCGGTCAAATTATCCCAGATCGTGGATCGTGGTTGTATTTTGAATATGATGTAAAAGATATTTTACATGTGCGCATTAACAAACGCCGCAAGGTTTCTGCCACAATTTTATTTAGAGCCATTGGTTATAGCAAACAAGACATTATTAAGATTTTTTACCCCCTTTTAAAAGTGCGCCATAGGGTGATTAAAGGCGAGAGCAAATATTATATTCCCTTTGAAAGTATTATAGTAGATAGTCGCCTTGATTTTGATCTAAAAGATGAAAAAGGGCGGGTTTTACTAGCGGCTAGTAAAAAAGTTACGGCTAGAAAAGCCAAAGAAATTAGAGAAAGCGGGGTTGAGTGGGTGGAATATCCCACTAAAATTTTACTCAACCGCTATTTGGCAGAACCTATTATGGATACAAATCAATCAGTATTGTTAGATGCACTCACTCTTTTAGAACAACCAAAATTAGACAAAATTCGCGAGGCTGGCATTGATGCATTTGTGATTGCTAATGATCTAGCATTAGGGCATGACGCCTCTATCATTAGATCTTTTACATCAGATGCCGAGTCTTTGCGCAATGAATCGCTTAAATTACTCAAACAAAGCGAAAAAATTGAAGATGAAAGTGCTTTGGCTGCAATCCGCATTTATAAAGTGATGCGCCCGGGGGATCCAGTTACTACTGAAGTGGCTAAAACCTATGTACAACAACTCTTTTTTGATCCAGAACGCTATGATTTAACAATGGTAGGCCGGATGAAAATGAATCATAAATTGCATTTAAAAGTGCCCAATTATGTAACCGTTCTAACCCATGAAGACATCATTGAAACCGTTAAATACCTCATCAAAATTAAAAATGGACAGGGGCGCATTGACGATCGCGATCACTTAGGTAATCGCCGTATCCGTGCGGTTGGTGAATTGCTCTCTAATGAGTTGCATGAGGGCTTGATGAAAATGCAAAAAACCATCAAAGATAAGCTCACCACGATGAATAATGCATTAGATTCACTCATGCCCCATGACTTGGTTAACTCTAAAATGATTACCAGTACAATTTTAGAATTTTTCATGAGTGGCCAGCTCTCCCAGTTTATGGATCAAACAAATCCCCTTTCAGAAGTTACGCATAAACGCCGGCTTTCAGCTTTGGGTGAAGGTGGGCTTGTTAAAGATCGTGTGGGCTTTGAGGCACGCGATGTACACCCCACCCACTATGGCCGTATCTGTCCTATTGAAACCCCTGAGGGGCAAAATATCGGGCTTATTAACACCCTTTCTACTTTTACGCGGGTTAATGATTTAGGGTTTATTGAAGCGCCTTATAAAAAGGTTGTTGAGGGGCATGTGGGCGAACAAATTGAGTATTTAACCGCCATTCAAGAAGAAGGGCATGTGATTGCACCGGCTAGTACGGTTGTAGATTCTAAAGGTTATATCCAAGAAGATTTGGTAGAAACTAGAGTGGGGGGTGAAATTGTGCTTAATGAAAAGCACAAAGTTACCCTAATGGATTTAAGTTCGCGCATTTTAGTAGGCGTGGCCGCTTCTTTGATCCCCTTTTTAGAACATGATGATGCTAATCGCGCCTTAATGGGAACTAATATGCAGCGCCAAGCTGTGCCCTTATTGCGCTCAGAAGCGCCTATTGTAGGGACAGGTATTGAAAGCGTGATTGCACGCGATTCATGGGGCAGTATCAAAGCTGAGCGTAAGGGCGTGGTTGATGAAGTAGATGCGGGAAATATTTATATTGTTGAAAAAGACCCCCAAAAAGGCCCGCATATCACCTCTTATTTGTTACAAAAAAATCTACGCACCAACCAAAACACCTGTTTTAACCAAGTACCTATTGTTAAAGTTGGCGATGTGGTAGAAGAAGGCCAAATTATTGCCGATGGCCCTAGCATGGATAAGGGCGAGCTAGCTTTAGGTAAAAATGTCCGCGTGGCTTTCATGCCATGGAATGGCTATAACTTTGAAGATGCGATTGTGGTGAGTGAGAAAATCATTAAAGAAGATGTTTTCACCTCCGTACACATCTATGAAAAAGAAATTGAGGCTAGAGAGCTCAAACACGGTATTGAGGAATTTACCGCAGATATTCCTGATGTCAAAGAGGAGGAGGTGGCGCACTTAGATAGCGGGGGGATTGTAAAGATCGGAACTTATGTGGCCCCGGGCATGATTTTAGTGGGGAAAGTTTCGCCTAAAGGGGAAATTAAAAGCACACCTGAGGAGCGTTTGTTACGGGCTATTTTTGGGGATAAGGCCGGGCATGTGGTAAACAAGTCGCTTTACTGCCCACCTTCTTTAGAGGGGACTGTGATTGGGGTTAAGATTTTCACTAAAAAGGGTTATGAAAGAGATACCCGGGCTACTAATGCTTATGAAGAGGAAAAATGGGTCTTAGATGATAGGCATGATAAGCATTTTAAAATGATTGATAAAGAGGAGCTTTTACAAATCAGTGATATTTTCTCCCAAGAGCCCCTAGAGGAAGAGGCGGTGTTTAATGAAATCACCTATCCGAAAGGCTCAAAAATCCCTAGAGAAGTTATAGAGGGGAGTAATCGCTTTGGGTTGATTTCTCTAGCTAAAAAGTACAGCAAAGAGGTACAAGATCGTTTTGAACAAATTAAGATCAACATTTTAGAGCAAAAGAAACTTTTAGGTCAAGGGCATGAGAAAAAACTTTCTATTTTAGAGAAAGATGATATTTTGCCAAATGGGGTGATTAAGCTAGTTAAAATTTACATCGCCACTAAGCGCAAATTAAAAGTAGGCGATAAAATGGCCGGACGGCATGGCAATAAAGGCATTGTGTCTAATATTGTACCTATTGCTGACATGCCCTATACAGCTGATGGCGAACCGGTTGATATTGTGCTTAATCCTTTGGGCGTGCCAAGCCGCATGAATATTGGGCAAATTTTAGAGGTGCATTTAGGGCTTGTGGGTAAAGAGCTAGGCAAGCAAATTAAAGCCCTTTTAGATAGCCAGACTAAGGATTTTATCGCTAAATTGCGTTCTAAAATGCTAGAAATTGCCCGCGTAGTCAATGTAGATAACCAAACTCTAGCCCAAATACTAGAAAGCTGTAGCGATACAGATTTGCTTAGCTATGCTAGAGATTGGAGTTCTGGGGTGAAATTTGCTATCCCTGTTTTTGAGGGCATCTCTGAAGAGCAGTTTATGGAACTCTTTAAGCTAGCCAAAATTGATTTAGACGGCAAAACCGAGCTTTATGATGGGCGTACGGGTGAAAAAATGAAAGAGCGGGTAAATGTAGGTTACATGTACATGCTTAAACTCCACCACCTAGTAGATGAAAAAGTACATGCTAGATCTACCGGCCCCTATTCTTTAGTAACCCACCAACCGGTGGGTGGTAAAGCACTCTTTGGCGGGCAACGCTTTGGGGAAATGGAGGTGTGGGCACTAGAGGCTTATGGAGCGGCACACACGCTTAAAGAAATGCTCACGGTTAAATCAGATGATATTAAAGGACGGGAAAATGCCTATAGGGCTATTGCTAGGGGCGAGCATGTAGGCGAATCAGAAATTCCAGAAACTTTTTATGTCTTGACTAAGGAATTACAATCCTTAGCTTTAGATGTGAATATCTTTAATGAAGAAGTAGATGAATTTGGCATGCCAAAACCCATTGTGATCAAAGAGGACGATCGCCCCAAAGACTTTAATTCCTTCCAACTCACCCTAGCTAGCCCGGATAAAATCCGCGAATGGAGTTATGGGGAGGTGAAAAAGTCAGAGACGATTAATTACCGCACCCTCAAACCCGAGCGCGATGGACTCTTTTGCATGAAGATCTTTGGGCCCACTAAAGATTATGAATGTTTATGTGGTAAGTATAAAAAGCCGCGTTATAAAACCATTGGAACTTGTGAAAAATGTGGGGTGGCTATCACTAGCTCTAAGGTGCGATCTTTTCGCATGGGGCATATTGAGTTAGCCACTCCGGTAGCTCATATTTGGTATGTTAACTCTCTACCAAGCCGTATTGGTACACTTCTTGGCATTAAAATGAAAGATTTAGAACGCGTGCTTTACTACGAGGCTTACATTGTTAAAGATCCCGGTCAGGTTTGTTATGACTTAGAGGGTACTAGACCTGTACTTAAATATGATATTTTAAATGAGGAGCAGTTTCAAAGTATCCAGCGCCACTACAGCGATCAAGATTTCAACGCCCAAATGGGAGGCGAGATCATTAAAGAACTCTTAGAGGAATTAGATTTAGTTAGTTTGCTTGAATCGCTTAAAGAAGAAGTTAGAGACACCCATTCAGATGCTAAGAAAAAGAAATTAGTTAAGCGTTTAAAAGTGGTGGAAAGCTTTATTAATTCAGGAAATCGCCCCGAGTGGATGATGCTTACAGCTCTGCCTGTATTGCCACCTGATTTAAGGCCTTTAGTGGCTTTAGATGGGGGCAAGTTTGCGGTAAGTGATGTCAATGAGCTTTATAGAAGAGTGATTAACCGTAACCAACGACTCAAACGATTAATTGAGCTAGGCGCGCCTGAAATTATTGTGCGCAATGAAAAACGCATGCTCCAAGAAGTGGTAGATGCTTTATTTGATAATGGACGCAACGCTAACGCGGTTAAGGGGGCTAATAAACGGCCACTTAAATCCCTTTCAGAAATCATTAAGGGCAAACAAGGGCGCTTTAGACAAAATTTATTAGGTAAACGGGTGGATTTTTCAGGCCGAAGCGTGATTGTAGTGGGGCCTAATTTAAAAATGGATGAATGCGGGTTGCCTAAAAATATGGCGCTAGAACTCTTTAAACCCCATTTATTAGCTAAGTTGGAGGAAAAGGGCTTTGCTACTACGCTTAAACAAGCTAAGCGCATGATTGAACAAAAAAGTACCGAAGTTTGGGAGTGTTTGGAGGAAGTGGTGAAGGGCTATCCGGTGCTTTTAAACCGCGCCCCCACTTTGCATAAACAATCTATCCAAGCCTTCCACCCTAAACTCATTGATGGTAAGGCAATCCAATTACACCCCCTTGTATGCTCAGCCTTTAACGCCGACTTTGATGGGGATCAAATGGCTGTACATGTGCCTTTAAGCCAAGAGGCGATCACGGAATGTAAAGTTTTAATGCTTAGTTCTATGAATATTTTATTGCCCGCTAGTGGTAAGGCTGTAGCTGTACCTAGTCAAGATATGGTTTTAGGGATTTATTACCTTTCTTTAGAAAAAAGTGGCGTTTTAGGTGAACATAAGCTTTTTTCAAGTGTGGCTGAGGTTTTAATCGCTGTGGATACTAAAGAATTAGATGTACACGCTAAAGTACGGGTTTTACAAGATCGCCATATGTTACAAACCACAGCCGGACGCCTCATTATTAAATCTATTTTGCCAGATTTTGTGCCCGCGCATTTGTGGAATAAAGTCATGAAGAAAAAAGACATCGGGGCTTTGGTAGATTTTGTTTATAAAGAAAGTGGCATTGGCCAAACGGCTAGCTTTTTAGATAATCTAAAAATGTTAGGCTTTAGATACGCAACTAAAGCCGGGATTTCTATCTCTATGGAGGATATTATTACACCGGCTAATAAAAACCGCATGGTAGAAGTGGCTAAAGAACAGGTTAAAGCAATCCAAGCGCAATTTGAAAGCGGACATTTAAGCGATCAAGAGCGCTACAATAAAATCATTGATATTTGGACAGAAGTTAATAACTCCATGAGTAAGGAGATGATGGAGGCTATTTCTAAAGATAAAGAGGGCTTTAACTCTATTTATATGATGGCAGATAGCGGGGCGCGTGGTTCGGCTGCTCAGATTCGCCAACTCTCTGCCATGCGTGGCTTGATGACTAAACCGGACGGTTCTATTATTGAAACACCCATTATTTCTAACTTTAAAGAGGGCTTGAATGTATTAGAGTACTTTAACTCCACACACGGGGCGCGCAAAGGCCTAGCCGATACCGCACTTAAAACCGCGACAGCGGGCTATCTCACCCGTAAACTCATTGATGTTTCTCAAAATGTTAAGGTAGTACAAGAGGATTGTGGCACGCATGAAGGCATTGAGATTACAGATATTACTGTGGGTAGTGAACTCATTGAGCCTTTAGAGGAGCGCATCTTTGGGCGGGTTATTGTGGAGGATATTTTAGATCCGCTTACAAATGAAATACTCTTTAGCGCAGATACTCTCATCACAGAGGAAAAAGCCAAACGCATTATTGAGGCTGGGATTAAATCTGTCATTATCCGTACCCCCATAACCTGCAAGGCACAAAAGGGTGTGTGCGCAAAATGTTATGGACTTAATTTAGGCGAGGGCAAGATGATTAAACCGGGCGAGGCAGTAGGCGTAGTAGCAGCACAGTCAATTGGCGAGCCGGGCACACAATTAACCTTAAGAACTTTCCATGTGGGCGGTACAGCCTCCAGAAGCCAAGAGGAGCGCGAGATTGTCGCTGAAAAAGAGGGGTTTGTGCGCTTTTTTAACATTGAGACCTACCAAAATAAAGAGGGGCATAACATCATCACCAACCGCCGTAACGCCGCTATTTTGGTGGTTGAGCCTAAGATTAAAGCCCCCTTTGATGGGGTGCTTAAAATTAACAATGCCCATGAGGAAATCTTTTTAAGCGTGGTAGGAGAGAAAGAGGCTAAGTTTACCTTGCGTAAAAGCGATGTGGCTAAGCCAAGCGAGTTAGCCGGCGTGGGGGGCAAGATTGAGGGAAAATTCTATCTACCCTATAGCCATGATCAAGAGGTTAAATACGGCGATAGCATCGCAGACATCATTAAAGATAGCTGGAATGTGCCCCACCGCATTCCCTATGCAAGCCAAATTGCCATTCAAGATAATGAGCCAATTGCTCAGAATATCTATGCCAAAGAAAAGGGCATTGTGCAGTTTTACTATTTAGAAGGGGATCATTTAGAACGCTTTGAGTCAGTAAGAGCGGGGGAAGTGGTGCAAGAAAAAGGCTTGTTTGCAGTGGTGGTGGATAAAAACGGACAGGAGGCTATTCGCCACTACATCGCTAGAAACTCTTTAATGCAGGTAGGCGATAAAAGCCCAGTTGAAACGCATACGCTTTTGGCTAAACCTAGTGTAGAGGGCAAAACCACGATTGCTAGCTGGGACCCCTACAACACGCCCATTATTGCGGATAAAAGCGGAGTGGTGCGCTTTGTAGATATTGTAGCGGGGGTAAGTGTAACTGAAACAGAAGATGAAAATACAGGTATGCGATCTTTGGTGGTGAATGAATATATTACCGGGGGGCTTAAACCTAGTTTAGTGATTGAAAACCCTAACCAAGAAAGTATCTTTTATCCGCTAGAGCCTAAAACCTCTATTGTAGTAGCAGAGGGTGCGCAGGTAGAAGTAGCCGATGTGCTAGCAAAAATCCCTAAAGCTACGGCTAAATCTAAAGATATTACCGGTGGTTTACCCCGCGTTTCTGATATTTTTGAAGCCCGTAAAAGCAAACCAAAAGATCTCGCTATTTTAAGCGAAATGGATGGGCAGGTGAGCTTTGAAAAACCCGTGCGCAATAAAGAACGGATTTGTATCACCGCTAGCGATGGAAGACAAGCAGAGTACTTTATTGATAAAGGCAAGCAGATTTTAGTGCGGCCGGGTGAGTTTGTACACGCTGGCGAGGCTATCACTGATGGGGTGGTTAGTAGCCATGATATTTTGCGCATAAGCGGGGAAAAAGAGCTGCATAAATATATTGTAAGCGAGGTACAACAGGTTTATAGACGCCAAGGGGTGAATATCGCAGATAAGCACATTGAAATCATTGTTTCGCAGATGTTGCGCCAAGTGCGGATTTTAGATAGCGGGAATACAAAGTTTATTGAGGGGGATTTAGTGAGCAAGAAACATTTTAGGGAGGAAAACCAACGGATTTTACAGGCTAAGGGCGAACCAGCTATTGCTGAACCTGTGTTGCTTGGCATTACCCGCGCGGCTATTGGCAGTGATAGCATTATTTCAGCCGCCTCGTTTCAAGAAACAACTAAAGTGCTCACAGAGGCTAGTATTGCGATGAAAAAGGACTTTTTAGAGGATTTAAAAGAAAATGTGGTGCTAGGGCGCATGATTCCTGTGGGCACGGGGCTTTATAAGGATAAAAAGGTAGGGGTAAAGATAGAAGAAGAGCAAGAAGTGATTAAGGATACTTAA
- the rplK gene encoding 50S ribosomal protein L11 gives MAKKVVGQIKLQVPAGKANPSPPIGPALGQRGVNIMEFCKAFNEKTKDMGSFNIPVIITVYQDKSFTFITKKPPVTDLIKKASGVAKGSDNPLKNKVGKLTMQQVEEIAQNKMEDLNTTTLEAAKKIVMGSAKSMGIEIEG, from the coding sequence ATGGCAAAAAAAGTTGTCGGCCAGATTAAATTGCAAGTCCCCGCAGGCAAGGCTAATCCTTCCCCCCCCATTGGACCCGCTCTAGGCCAAAGAGGGGTGAATATCATGGAATTTTGCAAGGCTTTTAATGAGAAAACTAAAGACATGGGTAGTTTTAATATCCCGGTGATTATCACGGTGTATCAAGATAAGAGTTTTACTTTTATCACCAAAAAGCCCCCGGTTACGGATCTGATTAAAAAGGCTAGCGGGGTGGCTAAGGGCTCGGATAATCCGCTAAAAAATAAGGTGGGCAAACTGACCATGCAACAGGTAGAGGAGATCGCGCAAAATAAAATGGAGGATCTCAACACAACCACCCTAGAGGCGGCTAAAAAGATTGTGATGGGCAGTGCTAAGAGCATGGGCATTGAGATAGAAGGATAA